In one Fusarium keratoplasticum isolate Fu6.1 chromosome 5, whole genome shotgun sequence genomic region, the following are encoded:
- a CDS encoding Replication protein A subunit: MAAASALSRGALDVIFNDPDKAAKLFPVPVLQCLQVKQMAPSAQGGERYRLVMSDGQHYVQTMLATQANHVVRDNKLVRGCFARIKQYTPNNLKGKNILVILDLEVVESLGIQDKIGEPVAVDAKPPGQEGAIAGGDFYGVKKEEQKPQPQQFQQQQQQQSMPSRPAMHGGSNIYPIEGLSPFAHKWTIKARVTSKSDIKTWHKATGEGKLFSVNLLDESGEIKATGFNEQCDAFYDRLQEGSVYYISTPCRVSLAKKQFSNLPNDYELAFERDTVIEKAEDQTNVPQVRFNFCTIQELQSVEKDNTVDVIGVLKEVGEIGEIVSKKDGRPFQKRELTLVDDTGYSVRVTVWGKTANSFDAPAESVVAFKGTKVSDFGGKSLSLLSSGTMSVDPDIPDAHRLKGWYDSAGRTDTFATHQGMASMGNATGRKDEIKTISQVKDENLGMDDQAYYTIKATIVFMKQDTFCYPACASQGCNKKVTEMGDGTWHCEKCNVSHDKPEYRYILSLNVADHTSHQWLSCFDDSGQKILGRTANEMMELKESDDPTKFTAAFEEANCKKLTFRCRAKMDNFGEAQRIRYQVMSAMPLDFTSEGNKLKEMIKEYENMGV, translated from the exons ATGGCTGCAGCTTCAGCGCTCTCTCGAGGCGCCCTTGA CGTGATCTTCAATGATCCCGAcaaggccgccaagctcTTCCCCGTACCCGTCTTGCAATGCCTCCAAGTCAAGCAGATGGCCCCTTCGGCCCAAGGTGGAGAACGATACCGCCTCGTTATGAGCGATGGCCAGCATTACGTTCAGACCATGCTTGCCACACAGGCCAACCACGTCGTTCGCGACAACAAGCTCGTCCGAGGCTGCTTTGCCCGGATCAAGCAATACACTCCCAACAAtctgaagggcaagaa TATCCTTGTCATCCTCGATCTCGAAGTCGTCGAATCCCTTGGCATCCAGGACAAAATTGGCGAGCCGGTCGCGGTCGACGCAAAGCCACCCGGTCAGGAGGGTGCCATCGCCGGAGGAGACTTCTACGGTGTTAAGAAGGAGGAACAAAAGCCACAGCCCCAACAattccagcagcagcaacagcagcagtcGATGCCTTCGCGACCAGCCATGCACGGTGGCAGCAACATCTACCCCATCGAGGGCCTGTCGCCCTTTGCGCACAAGTGGACCATCAAGGCTCGAGTCACCTCCAAGTCGGATATCAAGACATGGCACAAGGCCACAGGCGAGGGAAAGCTGTTCAGCGTTAACCTTCTGGATGAGAGTGGTGAGATCAAAGCCACTGGTTTCAACGAGCAGTGCGATGCCTTCTATGACCGCCTGCAGGAGGGCTCTGTTTATTACATCTCCACTCCTTGCCGAGTGTcactggccaagaagcagttCTCCAACCTTCCCAACGACTACGAGCTCGCTTTTGAGCGGGATACAGTCatcgagaaggccgaggaccAGACCAATGTACCTCAAGTGAGGTTCAACTTCTGCACCATCCAGGAGCTGCAGAGCGTGGAGAAGGACAACACAGTCGATGTGATCGGTGTGCTCAAGGAGGTCGGCGAGATTGGAGAGATTGTATCCAAGAAGGACGGCCGACCTTTCCAGAAGCGAGAGCTAACCCTCGTGGATGATACTGGCTACTCAGTCCGTGTTACAGTTTGGGGCAAGACGGCCAACTCGTTCGACGCCCCTGCCGAGTCTGTTGTAGCCTTCAAGGGCACCAAGGTATCCGACTTTGGTGGAAAGAGTCTCAGTCTTCTTTCTTCTGGCACGATGAGTGTCGATCCCGACATTCCTGATGCTCACCGACTCAAGGGATGGTATGACTCCGCTGGACGAACAGACACTTTTGCAACCCACCAGGGCATGGCAAGCATGGGCAACGCCACCGGCCGAAaggacgagatcaagactATCTCTCaggtcaaggatgagaaCCTTGGCATGGATGACCAGGCCTACTACACCATCAAGGCGACTATCGTCTTTATGAAGCAAGACACCTTTTGCTACCCAGCCTGTGCTTCCCAGGGCTGCAACAAGAAGGTGACGGAGATGGGAGATGGCACTTGGCATTGCGAGAAGTGCAACGTGTCGCACGATAAGCCGGAATACCGATACATTCTGTCTCTCAACGTGGCCGACCACACCAGCCACCAATGGCTCAGCTGCTTCGATGATTCTGGCCAGAAGATCCTGGGTCGTACAGCCAatgagatgatggagctGAAGGAGTCGGATGACCCAACCAAGTTCACGGCGGCATTTGAGGAGGCCAactgcaagaagctcacgTTCCGATGCAGAGCAAAGATGGACAACTTTGGCGAGGCTCAGAG GATACGATATCAGGTGATGAGTGCTATGCCCCTGGACTTTACTTCGGAAggcaacaagctcaaggagatgatTAAGGAGTACGAAAACATGGGAGTatga
- a CDS encoding PALP domain-containing protein gives MADLSTTLPLNRDSVIEAHKLISDLVHLTPVLTNRTLTELASTPRTLDGTRFEGRTPARPVLRLWFKCENMQRIGAFKARGAFHAVERLKQEPGWLEGGGKEKGVVTHSSGNHAQALALAARESGIKAHIVMPEISNPKKVAGTKGYGANVIFSGSTAPEREAVANKVIAETGARLVPPYDHPDILLGQGTLGLEFQQQVTELMTTDAEVDGQKKVFRAPATGRDNAGPGVPGGKKEKPGLDAIMTPCGGGGMLSGVALSCEGTGIRVFGAEPSFEGADDGKRGYESGERITAVKTLTVADGLRTPVGEHPWSVIYKRKLVSGMYSVSEEEILAAMRLVYERFKLVVEPSACVPLAVALYDEEFRTMVEKEAGEDGWDLGLVFSGGNVDVDALGKMFAGGK, from the exons atggccgactTATCCACAACTCTTCCTCTGAACCGTGACTCAGTCATCGAGGCCCACAAGCTCATCAGCGACTTGGTCCACTTGACACCCGTCCTCACCAACCGCACCCTCACTGAGCTGGCCTCGACACCTCGCACGCTTGATGGGACCCGATTTGAAGGTCGAACCCCGGCTCGGCCGGTGCTGAGGCTCTGGTTCAAGTGCGAAAACATGCAACGGATTGGGGCCTTCAAGGCCAGAGGGGCGTTTCACGCTGTGGAGAGGCTTAAGCAGGAGCCTGGGTGGTTGGAGGGAGGGGGTAAGGAGAAGGGTGTTGTGACGCATAGTTCAG GAAACCACGCCCAGGCGTTGGCTTTGGCAGCTCGTGAGAGTGGCATCAAGGCGCATATCGTCATGCCTGAGATCTCCAACCCCAAGAAGGTTGCTGGAACAAAGGGATATGGCGCCAACGTCATCTTCAGTGGCAGCACAGCTCCAGAGCGCGAGGCCGTCGCAAACAAGGTTATTGCCGAGACAGGTGCTCGACTCGTACCGCCATATGACCACCCAGACATTCTGCTCGGCCAGGGCACACTCGGTCTTGAGTTCCAGCAGCAGGTCACTGAGCTTATGACGACCGACGCTGAAGTCGACGGGCAGAAAAAGGTGTTCCGCGCTCCGGCTACGGGGAGGGACAACGCTGGACCGGGTGTGCCAGGaggcaagaaggagaagcctgGGTTGGATGCCATCATGACACCTTGCGGCGGCGGTGGAATGCTCTCGGGTGTGGCTCTCAGCTGTGAAGGCACAGGCATCCGCGTATTTGGCGCTGAGCCCTCCTTCGAAGGAGCTGACGACGGTAAACGCGGATACGAATCCGGTGAACGCATCACGGCAGTCAAAACGTTGACTGTAGCCGACGGCCTCCGCACGCCGGTGGGCGAGCACCCATGGTCCGTCATCTACAAACGAAAATTGGTCTCTGGAATGTACAGCGTATCAGAAGAAGAGATCCTGGCCGCCATGAGGCTCGTGTACGAGAGGTTCAAGCTGGTTGTCGAGCCGAGCGCCTGTGTTCCCCTCGCCGTGGCGCTGTACGACGAGGAGTTTAGGACCATggtggagaaggaggctggtgaggatggatgggatctTGGGTTGGTGTTCAGCGGAGGAAatgtcgatgttgatgctCTTGGAAAGATGTTTGCTGGGGGGAAGTAG
- a CDS encoding Ketol-acid reductoisomerase, mitochondrial has protein sequence MASRSFTKTLRAPVARQLASVPRVQQRTFVAAARAAVRAGAVARPVAAGPAQQQIRGVKTIDFAGHKEDVYERADWPQEKLLEYFKNDTLALIGYGSQGHGQGLNLRDNGLNVIVGVRKNGKSWKDAEQDGWVAGKNLFDVDEAISRGTIVMNLLSDAAQSETWPAIKPQLVKGKTLYFSHGFSPVFKDLTKVEVPTDIDVILCAPKGSGRTVRSLFREGRGINSSFAVYQDVTGKAEEKAIALGVAIGSGYLYKTTFEKEVYSDLYGERGCLMGGIHGMFLAQYEVLRERGHSPSEAFNETVEEATQSLYPLIGANGMDWMYEACSTTARRGAIDWSPRFKDALKPVFNQLYDSVKDGSETKRSLEYNSQPDYREKYEAEMQEIRDLEIWRAGKAVRALRPENQK, from the exons ATGGCCTCCCGCAGCTTCACCAAGACCCTCCGCGCCCCCGTGGCCCGCCAATTGGCCTCTGTGCCCCGCGTCCAGCAGCGCAcctttgttgctgctgcccgCGCCGCCGTCCGCGCTGGTGCTGTCGCCCGCCCCGTTGCTGCCGGCCCTGCTCAGCAGCAGATCCGTGGTGTGAAGACCATTGACTTTGCTGGTCACAAGGAGGACGTCTACG AGCGTGCCGACTGGCCccaggagaagctccttgagtACTTCAAGAACGACACCCTGGCCCTCATCGGCTACGGCTCTCAGGGTCACGGCCAGGGTCTTAACCTCCGTGACAACGGTCTCAACGTCATTGTTGGTGTCCGAAAGAACGGCAAGTCCTGGAAGGACGCTGAGCAGGATGGCTGGGTTGCCGGCAAGAACCTGTtcgatgtcgacgaggccatctccCGTGGTACCATCGTCATGAACCTCCTCTCCGATGCTGCCCAGTCTGAGACCTGGCCCGCCATCAAGccccagctcgtcaagggcaag ACCCTCTACTTCTCCCACGGTTTCTCCCCCGTCTTCAAGGACctcaccaaggtcgaggtcCCCACCGACATCGACGTCATCCTCTGCGCCCCCAAGGGCTCTGGCCGAACCGTCCGATCCCTCTTCCGTGAGGGCCGTGGTATCAACTCCTCCTTCGCCGTCTACCAGGACGTCACTggcaaggctgaggagaaggccatcgccctcgGTGTCGCCATCGGCTCCGGCTACCTCTACAAGACCAccttcgagaaggaggtcTACTCTGACCTCTACGGTGAGCGTGGCTGCCTGATGGGTGGTATCCACGGCATGTTCCTCGCTCAGTACGAGGTTCTCCGTGAGCGCGGCCACAGCCCCAGCGAGGCCTTCAACGAGACCGTCGAGGAGGCTACTCAGTCCCTGTACCCCCTCATCGGTGCCAACGGCATGGACTGGATGTACGAGGCCTGCTCCACCACTGCCCGTCGTGGTGCCATTGACTGGAGCCCCCGCTTCAAGGATGCCCTGAAGCCCGTCTTCAACCAGCTGTACGACTCTGTCAAGGATGGCTCTGAGACCAAGCGATCCCTCGAGTACAACAGCCAGCCCGACTACCGTGAGAAGTACGAGGCTGAGATGCAGGAGATCCGGGATCTCGAGATCTGGCGCGCCGGCAAGGCCGTCCGCGCTCTCCGACCCGAGAACCAGAAGTAA
- a CDS encoding MFS domain-containing protein: MRPDRDDEKVDQGIDEKVEQRSSLERGEVDEKHGGRRPASTVSTSRSSHTQSRADSVRQEQDAIEPVTLGEPLGHIDTRRSAKRSCSRASSARSRPLSIVPRSKRRGLFGSITLVPEIAYPPDYKNSTKWGLTFIIALATAAAPLGSTVVYPALPVLAREFNASETVTNLSVALYMISMAIFPLWWSSFSEQFGRRSIYLVSFTLFVIFSVLSAVSTNITMLVVFRMCAGGASASAHSTGAGSIADLFEVFERGRAMSIFYLGPLLGPLVAPVIGGVLTQELGWQATMWFLAIYGLIVLLMILFFLPETLQRRRPEEALPTEELSRMRTMDSAKVRTKRLVKSVRRFLIDPLGVVRYLRFPAVFITVLLAAIAFGSLYVVNIAIQQKFTRDPYNYGQLLLGLLYIPSGAGYIVGSLCGGHWIDRIMAREARKANRYDENGKLIYLPEDRMRENAWIMVTAYPLALLMFGWTLRYGLPTPVPCVALFFFGISSMLVFSSATTMLTEFIRKSTSSGAALNNLVRNTLSCIGAIVAAPWINAINVGWVFTTICFFCLLVSYTSVWLLRTNATKWRRTMDEALNQ, encoded by the exons ATGAGACCTGACCGTGACGACGAAAAAGTCGATCAAGGAATCGACGAAAAGGTAGAGCAAAGGTCCAGCCTCGAGCGAGGTGAAGTGGATGAGAAACACGGAGGCAGGCGTCCGGCTTCCACGGTTTCAACCTCCCGCTCAAGCCATACCCAGAGCCGGGCGGACTCCGTACGTCAGGAACAAGATGCCATTGAGCCCGTCACACTTGGTGAACCGTTAGGCCATATAGACACACGGAGGTCCGCCAAGCGCAGTTGTTCAAGGGCCTCATCCGCCCGTTCGAGGCCCTTGTCCATCGTCCCCCGTTCAAAAAGACGAGGTCTGTTCGGGAGCATCACTCTAGTCCCTGAGATTGCCTATCCCCCAGATTATAAGAACTCAACGAAATGGGGCCTCACTTTTATCATTGCCCTGGCCACGGCTGCGGCGCCCCTTGGATCGACAGTCGTGTATC CTGCCCTTCCCGTCTTAGCCCGCGAATTCAACGCCTCTGAGACGGTCACCAACCTTTCTGTTGCGTTGTACATGATCTCAATGGCCATCTTCCCCCTCTGGTGGTCTTCCTTCTCTGAGCAGTTTGGCCGTCGGTCCATCTACCTCGTCTCCTTTACCCTCTTTGTCATATTCTCAGTCCTCTCAGCCGTATCGACAAACATCACCATGTTGGTCGTCTTCCGTATGTGCGCCGGAGGTGCCTCAGCGAGTGCTCATTCTACCGGCGCTGGCTCCATCGCCGACTTGTTCGAGGTGTTTGAGCGCGGCCGAGCCATGAGCATCTTCTACCTCGGACCACTTTTGGGGCCCTTGGTCGCACCCGTCATCGGAGGTGTTTTAACGCAGGAGCTCGGCTGGCAGGCGACCATGTGGTTCCTCGCCATATATGGTCTTATAGTCTTGCTGatgatcctcttcttcctccccgagACACTGCAGCGGCGCAGGCCCGAGGAGGCACTACCGACTGAGGAGCTCAGCCGGATGCGCACCATGGACTCGGCCAAGGTCAGGACGAAGCGTCTAGTCAAGTCTGTCCGTCGGTTCCTGATCGATCCCCTGGGCGTGGTGCGCTACCTACGATTCCCGgccgtcttcatcaccgTGCTTCTCGCCGCTATTGCCTTCGGCTCGCTGTATGTGGTAAACATTGCCATCCAGCAAAAGTTCACTCGCGACCCGTACAACTACGGCCAACTGCTCCTCGGTCTGTTGTATATCCCATCAGGTGCCGGATACATCGTCGGCTCACTTTGTGGTGGACATTGGATCGACAGAATCATGGCGAGGGAGGCTCGCAAGGCAAACCGCTACGACGAGAATGGGAAACTCATCTATCTCCCCGAAGATCGGATGAGGGAGAACGCATGGATCATGGTGACGGCGTATCCGCTGGCACTGCTCATGTTTGGTTGGACATTGAGATATGGTTTGCCCACTCCGGTGCCATGTGtcgctctcttcttctttggaaTCTCGTCCATGCTCGTTTTT AGCAGTGCGACTACAATGCTTACCGAATTCATCCGAAAGAGCACATCTTCGGGCGCGGCGCTCAACAATCTGGTGAGAAACACTCTCTCTTGTATTGGAGCCATTGTAGCTGCGCCGTGGATCAATGCCATCAATGTCGGCTGGGTATTCACAACCATTTGTTTCTTTTGCTTGTTGGTTAGTTACACCAGTGTATGGCTGTTGAGGACGAACGCGACAAAGTGGAGGCGGACGATGGACGAGGCTTTGAATCAGTGA
- a CDS encoding Glutamate-5-semialdehyde dehydrogenase produces MSLTNASPEAAASAAKTASFALATLPASARNSALDAIHAALTAAKDDILAANARDLELAAKAAADGSLSQALVSRLDLGKKGKWEDMLKGILDVRNLEDPVGQVQMRTELDNDLVMERVSCPIGVLLIIFEARPEVIANIASLAIKSGNAAILKGGKESTESFVAISKVISSALETTQVPNSAIQLVTTRDVIAQLLAQDRYIDLVIPRGSNDLVRYIKESTKIPVLGHADGLCHIYLTASADKDKAITAIVDSKTSYPAACNAAETLLVQDTALTTVFPGVAAALAAKGVSLRVDEASKAAIASLSLEGVQDVTAEDYDTEHLSLTIGVKTVSSLDEAITHINTHGSHHTDAIMTSDSAEAERFMNEVDSAGVYWNAATRLADGMRYGFGTEVGISTNKIHARGPVGLEGLTIYKYKIRGDYQATADYGDGEGKKPWKHQRLPL; encoded by the exons ATGTCCCTCACAAACGCCTCCCCAGAGGCCGCAGCCAGCGCCGCAAAGACGGCATCCTTCGCCCTCGCCACCCTCCCCGCCTCGGCCCGCAACAGCGCCCTCGACGCCATCCACGCCGCACTCACGGCCGCCAAGGACGacatcctcgccgccaacGCCCGCGACCTGGAGCTCGCCGCaaaggctgctgctgatggttCCCTCAGCCAGGCTCTCGTGTCGCGGCTGGATctgggcaagaagggcaagtgGGAGGATATGCTCAAGGGTATTCTCGACGTGAGGAATCTTGAGGATCCAG TTGGTCAGGTTCAGATGAGGACTGAGCTTGACAATGATCTCGTCATGGAGCGTGTCTCATGCCCCATCGGTGtgcttctcatcatctttgaggCCCGACCCGAAGTCATCGCCAACATTGCCTCTCTCGCCATCAAGTCTGGCAACGctgccatcctcaagg GTGGAAAGGAATCCACCGAGTCCTTcgtcgccatctccaaggtcaTCTCCTCAGCCCTAGAGACAACCCAGGTTCCCAACTCAGCCATCCAGCTCGTCACCACCCGCGATGTCATCGCCCAGCTCCTTGCCCAGGACCGCTACATTGACCTCGTCATCCCCCGTGGATCCAACGATCTGGTCCGCTACATCAAGGAGTCGACAAAGATTCCCGTCCTCGGCCATGCAGACGGTCTTTGCCACATCTACCTCACTGCCTCTgcagacaaggacaaggccatcaccgccatcgtCGACTCCAAGACCAGCTATCCCGCTGCCTGCAACGCCGCCGAgaccctcctcgtccaggaTACCGCTCTGACTACCGTCTTCCCcggtgttgctgctgctctcgccGCCAAGGGCGTCTCTCTCCGCGTTgacgaggccagcaaggCCGCCATTGCATCCCTTTCTCTCGAGGGTGTCCAGGATGTCACGGCCGAGGACTACGACACGGAGCATCTCTCCCTCACCATCGGCGTCAAGACCGTCTCCTCCCttgacgaggccatcacccACATCAACACCCACGGCTCTCACCACACCGACGCCATCATGACCTCCGACTCAGCCGAGGCTGAGCGGTTCATGAACGAGGTTGATTCTGCCGGTGTCTACTGGAACGCCGCTACCCGTCTCGCCGACGGCATGCGCTACGGCTTCGGTACCGAGGTTGGTATCAGCACCAACAAGATCCATGCCCGTGGGCCtgttggcctcgagggcttgACCATTTACAAGTACAAGATCCGCGGTGACTACCAGGCCACCGCTGACTACGGAGAcggcgagggcaagaagcccTGGAAGCACCAGAGGCTGCCCCTGTAG